A part of Streptomyces sp. NBC_00557 genomic DNA contains:
- a CDS encoding transcriptional regulator, which yields MSVHSAIPPGRSLPDYARDLVRMHEAVIGGSRPPLAPRPLVSRSWTRMLRMGLAVRGGNPRVSVTEEEIARRRYGSPMRSAVQEFIQIFEANPDASHMLLVVADADGVILWRAGASSVRRRADALGFTEGAVWTEAQVGTNAIGTALAEAAPVELLSGEHFEQDQHAWYCTACPVHDPRTGDLLGIVDISGPALTLHPAIGALAETGRRLIEAQVWRCHQERLERLRQSAEPLLAATSGPALVVDDHGWVAHSSGVAVGARIAAPAARQAVAVPGFGACLPERLPNGWLVRPFTRGREVLLELDLSSNPLLQVRAGDTGWRRLITKRHAEILALLHRAGPVGMSAEALSQELFGDAGHLVSVRAEVSRLRRQLGGIVATRPYRLADGVRLTVSKDAGAS from the coding sequence GTGAGCGTGCACAGTGCGATCCCTCCGGGCCGGAGCTTGCCCGATTACGCCCGGGACCTGGTCCGGATGCATGAAGCTGTCATCGGCGGCAGCCGCCCACCACTGGCGCCGCGTCCCCTCGTCTCCCGATCCTGGACGCGCATGCTGCGGATGGGCCTGGCGGTGCGGGGCGGGAACCCGCGCGTTTCCGTGACGGAAGAAGAGATCGCACGCCGGCGGTACGGCTCCCCCATGCGGAGCGCCGTCCAGGAATTCATACAGATATTCGAGGCAAATCCTGACGCCTCCCACATGCTGCTGGTGGTCGCGGACGCGGATGGTGTCATCCTCTGGCGAGCAGGTGCGTCATCGGTGCGGCGCCGTGCCGACGCGCTCGGTTTCACCGAAGGCGCGGTCTGGACGGAGGCACAGGTGGGCACCAATGCGATCGGCACCGCGCTTGCCGAGGCCGCGCCGGTGGAACTGCTCTCCGGTGAACACTTCGAGCAGGACCAGCACGCGTGGTACTGCACCGCCTGCCCGGTGCACGATCCCCGCACCGGGGATCTGCTGGGCATCGTCGACATCAGCGGCCCTGCCCTCACGCTGCATCCGGCGATCGGCGCGCTGGCCGAGACCGGCCGCCGTCTCATCGAGGCCCAGGTCTGGCGGTGTCACCAGGAGCGCCTTGAGCGGCTTCGGCAGTCGGCCGAACCGCTGCTGGCCGCCACTTCGGGTCCGGCGCTCGTGGTCGACGATCATGGGTGGGTCGCACACAGCTCCGGCGTCGCCGTGGGTGCGCGGATTGCCGCACCAGCCGCCAGGCAGGCCGTTGCTGTGCCCGGTTTCGGCGCATGCCTGCCCGAGCGTCTGCCGAACGGCTGGCTTGTCCGGCCGTTCACCCGCGGGCGGGAGGTGTTGCTCGAACTCGACCTGTCCAGCAATCCGTTGCTGCAGGTGCGCGCGGGTGACACGGGATGGCGCCGGCTCATCACGAAACGGCATGCCGAAATACTCGCGCTCCTGCACCGTGCGGGTCCGGTCGGCATGTCCGCGGAAGCGCTCAGCCAGGAGTTGTTCGGCGATGCAGGTCACCTTGTTTCGGTGCGGGCCGAGGTGTCGCGTCTCCGCCGCCAGCTCGGAGGGATTGTGGCGACCCGGCCCTACCGCCTCGCCGATGGTGTCCGA